The Desulfobacterales bacterium genome includes the window GCGGCCTGAACGGCATTTTGCGCGGTCTCGAGATCGCGCATTTCCCCCAGCATGATGACGTCCGGATCCTGCCTCAAAATATTTCTCAAAATCGAATCAAAGGTAATCCCCACGGCCGGCTGCACCGCGATCTGGTTAAAGGATTCATGAATCATTTCTATCGGATCTTCAACTGTCGTTACATTGATCTCCGGAGTCGCTAAAACCCGCAGGGTGGAATAAAGGGTCGTAGATTTACCGCTGCCCGTGGGGCCGCACACCAGAATGATGCCGTGGGGCCGGTCGATAAAGCGATTGTACCGTGCCAGGTCCTTGCCGGAAAACCCCAGTTGCGCCAGATCCTGAAACAAAATATCCGGGTCCATCAACCGCATGACCACCTTTTCGCCGAAAGCCACAGGCACCACCGATACCCGAATTTCCACGGCCTTATCATTCCGCTCGATTTTGATTCGGCCATCCTGCGGTCTTCGTTTTTCCGAAATATCCAAACGGGATAAGCTCTTTATTCGGCTCACAATCGCGGAGTGAACGCTTTTCGGCAGGTGATACGCTGAATGGAGCACCCCGTCGATTCTCATGCGGATCAAAGAGGTCTCGCGCTTGGGTTCGATGTGAATATCACTGGCACGCTGATCAAACGCATAGCCGAAAAGATGTTCGACCGCATTGATGATGTGCCGGTCATTGGAGGGAAGCTCGTCGGAAGATCGAAGCCGCACGTACTGCTCCAGATTTCCCAGATCAATGCCCGGCGCCGAAAACTGATCTTCCGCAGCTGCAATGGATCGCTTGAACCCAAAAAATTCGTTGATAATTTTTACGATATCGGATTTGGGCGATACCACCGCCTGAACCTTCATATGGCTGGCCCTGGAAATATCTTCCATGATCTCGGAATTGAAAGGATTTGACGTGGCAACCGTTAAAGACCCGTCGCTGATGGCGATGGGAAGCACCAAATGCTTCATGGCAAACGATTTGGGAATGGTGGTGGTCACAATATTCAGATCCAGCTTAAGCGGATCGATTTTGAAAAACGGCAGGCCCCACTCCGCCGCAAACGCCTGGAAGATGATGTCCTCGTCAATCCCTTTAAAGGCGTCATCGGCCCGGTGAATATTCAAGGGAGTCAGCAAATCAATGAAGGTAACGGGGTTAAACTCACCGTCCGTGCTCTCATCTTGTCGCTGCTTTTGCTGAAGGTGTTCAAGCCGTCTTCTCAGACTTGACTCCTTCTGGAGAATCTCCTGCGCCTGTTCCGCGGTGATCACCCCACTGTTGAGAAGCGCCTGGCATACACTTTTAGAAGAAAACGGATCTTTCATGGCCGGCTATTATCCCCATGTCCGAATTGATGCCTCATTAAATTATTAGATTAGATATTCAGCATGTTATCATCATATGGACGATAATCAACCTTTTTTATGCTCAAAAAAAAGCCCATCCGGAAAAAATCCTCACCGATGGTGAGATAGTTCTTCCGAATGGGCCTCTATCACGGCAACCATTGGGTGTTATTTTTTGTTCGGATTAAAATTGACATCCACTTTGAACTCAGCCAACCAAACCCCTTTGCCATTGGCTCTATGTCATCGCTTTTCTTAATCAAACCAGTCGACCATTCGACTCTTAAACGGAAAGGCCGGATCAACGTCAGCTTCAATAATCTCGCCGGTACTCATCTGAAGGAATGCCTTTCCGCCTTTTTCCCGCCCGATATGAATACCGCCGATAGGAGGTGGAGCGCCTTCGCCAAGCGCCTTGGTTTCTTCCATAATTTCTCCCGCATTGGGCGGAAGAAGCGGTTTGTAGAAAGCAGTGCCGGTTTCGAAATAAAGACCGTAGAGAATGCTGGTGCCGCCAAAATGGCAGACATCATCACTCGGCGTGTATGCTGGCACAAATACAGCCCCTCCCAAAACGGAAAACTTGCTGATGCAGCGTTCTGACGGCAGGGGGGGGACATCCTCGGATATCTCAAGGTTGCGGCTCCATCCATCAAGCCAGTCATTATCCACATCGACCGTGCCGTCGGGCAAAATCCCGTTGTTCTGGCGCACCAACTTCAATAAATCATCCCAGTTCCCGATTTCGCCCCATGCGCCGCCCCCGTATGCCTCTATTGTCCGGTCTTTCTTCACCCGGTAGAGAGAGGCGTTGAGAAGCTTTTCCGCTCCGATACCCTGGGCCGCTCCGGCAACATATCCGTCAAAGCTATACTCCCGGGCATTGTGGAAAAGCGGATCTTTCATGCCAAAGAGATGTTGGGGGGCCGCATCCGTCTTGTCCGCTTCAGAAACATACCGCCCGGTGCCAAAATAAACCCAGACATTATCATCCATATCAAGGCTCAAAGCCATGGGAGCCGTAATCGGTCCCAGTTTCATCATGGGGCCCGCCGGAAGAGGTTTAAACTCTTCGGCAAGCAGATGATGATGCCAGACGGTCGGGTCATTGGTCACTTCCCACCAGTCCGGATCTCTATCACCATTGGCATTAACCCCGTCCCAATTCTCATAGGTATCGATGGTCCAGGCCTTTCCAGTCCAGGCTGAATGCGGGTCAGCCGGATCCGCCTTGATCGATTCCCCCAGATAAATGGCATTGACCTCAAAGTTAAGCCCCTTGTCCAGAGCCACCGGCGAGTTAACAACGGAATTGTCGCTCAAGGTAAACAGATAATCGTTGCCGCCGGCGCCGGTCGGATCGCCGGTTTTAAGATCCACCACATAAACCCGACCCGGCTGATCGCTGATTCCCTGATAGGCCAAATCCCCTTGGGGGCCGGAGCCGAAAACGGCCAACCACCGCTCGGGCCTGCCCGTGGGTACCCGAACATCATTTTGCTTAAAGTGGTCACCCCCGATTTTGATGATCGAAGGCACGGACCGGCTCATCCCCAGTCCTTCGTAGGTTCTCTCCCACACAAGCTTCGGGCTTGTCGGGTTGGTAATATCCAACAGCGTATAACTCGGCTTAAATGTTTCGGTGTTTCCATCCGCGTCCGCATCGACCGGAATGTCCTTTCCGCCCATATTGAGTCCGAGCAAAAGAAAGGTCCCCCATTCATTCTGGCCCACACCCGCGATCTTGGCATCAAAAATCCGAGGCGTCGAATCCACATAATAACTGTGATAGTAGTCCGGATCCGAAAGCCATTTCAAGTGCGGCAGAACTGCCCGCGGAATATAGCTCCATAACTCATCTCCGATGGTGAA containing:
- a CDS encoding GspE/PulE family protein, with the translated sequence MKDPFSSKSVCQALLNSGVITAEQAQEILQKESSLRRRLEHLQQKQRQDESTDGEFNPVTFIDLLTPLNIHRADDAFKGIDEDIIFQAFAAEWGLPFFKIDPLKLDLNIVTTTIPKSFAMKHLVLPIAISDGSLTVATSNPFNSEIMEDISRASHMKVQAVVSPKSDIVKIINEFFGFKRSIAAAEDQFSAPGIDLGNLEQYVRLRSSDELPSNDRHIINAVEHLFGYAFDQRASDIHIEPKRETSLIRMRIDGVLHSAYHLPKSVHSAIVSRIKSLSRLDISEKRRPQDGRIKIERNDKAVEIRVSVVPVAFGEKVVMRLMDPDILFQDLAQLGFSGKDLARYNRFIDRPHGIILVCGPTGSGKSTTLYSTLRVLATPEINVTTVEDPIEMIHESFNQIAVQPAVGITFDSILRNILRQDPDVIMLGEMRDLETAQNAVQAALTGHLVLSTLHTNDAPSAITRLIDLGIPAFLIQASLVGIVAQRLVKTICDGCKEVYPMATDELVTMGIHISGNKTVQLYRGKGCQKCRGTGYYGRIGVFEVLPFSEEIKKLTVASADSSAIQVRAKAEGMITLRENALRKMMAGVTTSREVLRVTWEGA